The sequence ACGGATGGGCGCGGCTATCGAGTGGGACCGCGAGAGCGGCCGCATCACGGTCAGAAAGTCCGAACTCTCGGGCGTCACCGTCGACGTCGGCGACACGCCCGATTTGCTCCCGACCATCGCGACGCTCGGCGCCATCGCCGACGGCGAGACGCGCATCGAGAACTGCGAGCACGTCCGCTACAAGGAGACGGACCGCGTGAGCGCGATGGCCGACGAACTGACCGAAATGGGCGCTCTCGTCGAGGAAGAACGGGACGTGCTGACGGTGAAGGGCGACGTAACCTCGCTGTCGGGCACGACGGTCGACGGCTACCACGACCACCGCATCGTGATGGCGCTCTCGGTGGCCGGACTCGTCGCCGACGGGACGACTCGCGTCCGAGGCGCCGAGCACGTCGACGTCTCCTTCCCGAACTTCTTCGACGTGTTCACCGAGTTGGGCGCGGACGTTCGGCTGCGGGAGTAACGCGACGCGGTGGGGGCGAGTCGGTCGCGTAATCGAGTTGGCTAACAGACGGCGCGTCGAATGTGGCGACTGACGCGAACCGGGACGCCGTACACCCGCCTCGGCCGGTTCGCGGCGATTCGTCAAATCACGGGGGGTCTGGCCCCGCTTTCGTACAAAAAGATCCGGCCGAGAACGGTGTCGTCACGCGGGCGTGGAAGGGCCACAGACAGCCGATTTACCGCTCTCCGACGCCCGTCCGCCGCCGAATCGCTTCGACCCACCACGTCTTGAAGACGAGAATCCCGGCGGTGCCGACGACGGTGCCGACGGGCTTTCGCCGAATCGCCGAGACGAGCGCCACGGTTCCAGAGACCGCGTTCACTACGTTGAGCACGTTCGGATAGCCGAAATCCATCGTACCCTTTCCGTCGCTCAGCCACGCTTCTTCGGCGAGGACGACCTCGCTGAACCAGTTGTCGGTGCGCTTCGGTTCGCCGAACAGCACCGGGTTGACGACGGTGAACGCGACGACCGCGGCGAGCAGCCGCCACTTTCGGCGGTAGATGGCGTACATCAACACGGGCGTGATGGCGAAGCGCGTCCCCGCGCTCCACGGATTCGAGTGTCTGCGCCAGAACCAGTTTTCGAGTCGCGCACGTAGCGAGCGCTGGTCGACGTTCGACGAGTCGACCGAGGCGGGGTCGGTCATGCGGGAGCGTACGTGACCCGCCGAGATGAGGGTTCGCCCCGCACTGGGCGAAGTCTCGCCTCTCGCCGCCACGATTGCGCCTTTCTACAAACACTAAATGGCCGCGACACCGACCCCCCGGTAATGAACGGCAACGGCTTCGGACGACTGTTCCAGTTTTCGACGTACGGCGAGAGCCACGGCGACGCGATGGGCGTCGTCGTCAGCGGCTGTCCCGCGGGCGTCGAACTCGACGAGGAGGAGATTCAGCGCGAACTCGACCGGCGCAAACCCGGCCAGTCGATGATAACGACGAGTCGGGGCGAACCCGACGAGGTGTCCATCCACAGCGGCCTGCAGGACGGCTACACGACGGGCACCCCCATCGGCATGACCATCGAGAACAAGGACGCGCGCTCGGGCAAGTACGAACCGTTCGTCACCGCGCCGCGACCCTCGCACGGCGACTTCACCTACTCGGCGAAGTTCGGCACGCGCAACTGGGGCGGCGGCGGGCGCTCCTCGGCGCGCGAGACGGTGAACTGGGTCGCCGCGGGCGCGGTCGCCCGGCAGGTGTTAGAGCAGTCGGAGTACGACGTCCAGATCAAGGCGCACGTCAACAAGATCGGCGACGTCGAAGCGCCGGAGGTGACGTTCGAGGAGATGCTCGAACACACCGAGGAGAACGACGTTCGGTGTGCACACCCCGAGACTGCCGAGAAGATGCGCGAACTCACCGACGAGTACCAGAAGGCGGGCGACTCCATCGGCGGGAGCATCTACTTCGAGGCGCGCGGCGTTCCGCGAGGATTGGGCGCGCCGCGCTTCGAGTCGTTCCCCTCCCGCCTCGGCCGAGCGATGTTCTCGATTCCGGCGACGACGAGCGTCGAGTACGGTCTCGGCAAGGAGGCCAGCGAGTGGACCGGCCACGACCGAAACGAGGACTGGGAATTTGGAGAAAACGGCGACCCAGTCCCCGTGGGGAACAAACACGGCGGGCTTCAGGGCGGCATCACGACGGGTCAGCCCATCTACGGCGAGGCGACGTGGCACGCGCCGACGTCGATTCCGAAGGAGCAGACGACCGTCGACTGGGAGACCGGCGAGGAGAAGCAGGTGCA is a genomic window of Haloprofundus halophilus containing:
- the aroC gene encoding chorismate synthase; this translates as MNGNGFGRLFQFSTYGESHGDAMGVVVSGCPAGVELDEEEIQRELDRRKPGQSMITTSRGEPDEVSIHSGLQDGYTTGTPIGMTIENKDARSGKYEPFVTAPRPSHGDFTYSAKFGTRNWGGGGRSSARETVNWVAAGAVARQVLEQSEYDVQIKAHVNKIGDVEAPEVTFEEMLEHTEENDVRCAHPETAEKMRELTDEYQKAGDSIGGSIYFEARGVPRGLGAPRFESFPSRLGRAMFSIPATTSVEYGLGKEASEWTGHDRNEDWEFGENGDPVPVGNKHGGLQGGITTGQPIYGEATWHAPTSIPKEQTTVDWETGEEKQVQVVGRHDPVLPPRAVPVVEAMLWVTVLDFMLLAGRINPDRLDGRVGEYDTEYHPNSPENE
- a CDS encoding DUF6653 family protein produces the protein MTDPASVDSSNVDQRSLRARLENWFWRRHSNPWSAGTRFAITPVLMYAIYRRKWRLLAAVVAFTVVNPVLFGEPKRTDNWFSEVVLAEEAWLSDGKGTMDFGYPNVLNVVNAVSGTVALVSAIRRKPVGTVVGTAGILVFKTWWVEAIRRRTGVGER